Proteins encoded together in one Litoribrevibacter albus window:
- a CDS encoding M24 family metallopeptidase has translation MQKIANFNQHELDRFKDVQALAYESVQAVEKQLTEGMTEKEAAQLIKEYLDERGVDSYLHKPFAWFGDRTAFTGFWSDFHFFPTNRKLEKGMPVILDVAPTVGGYTADIGYALSFGQSNPVLEQIQNTLLDIREYILKATLAEKTFQKIYFDVDEMISDAGFRNAHQVYPRRVLGHRVTKTHQSLYDNVSIFGFSSRQLQWLVPGIVKGLFRQRSPLWNDLRESDHPPLPGTWAIEPHLASQDGQTGAKWEEILVITEETAYWLDDNVPHVTQAKSSALQTVAA, from the coding sequence ATGCAAAAGATAGCCAATTTTAACCAACATGAACTTGATCGCTTTAAAGATGTTCAAGCATTAGCGTACGAGTCGGTTCAGGCGGTAGAAAAGCAGTTAACTGAAGGAATGACCGAAAAAGAAGCCGCACAATTAATCAAAGAGTATCTTGATGAACGAGGGGTTGATAGCTATCTCCATAAACCCTTTGCCTGGTTCGGTGATAGAACTGCATTTACAGGGTTTTGGTCTGATTTTCACTTTTTCCCAACCAACAGAAAGCTGGAAAAAGGGATGCCTGTCATTTTAGATGTCGCACCAACAGTTGGTGGCTACACAGCAGACATTGGTTATGCGTTATCATTCGGACAATCCAATCCTGTACTTGAGCAGATTCAGAATACGCTTCTTGATATCCGAGAGTACATACTCAAAGCTACGCTTGCAGAGAAGACGTTTCAAAAGATCTATTTTGATGTTGATGAGATGATTTCTGATGCAGGTTTCCGAAATGCTCATCAAGTTTACCCTCGTCGAGTGCTAGGCCATCGAGTCACTAAAACGCATCAGAGCCTCTACGATAATGTTTCCATATTCGGGTTCAGTAGCCGTCAGTTGCAATGGCTGGTCCCTGGTATTGTTAAGGGGCTGTTTCGTCAGCGATCTCCACTATGGAACGATTTAAGAGAGTCTGATCATCCACCTCTGCCAGGAACATGGGCAATTGAACCACATCTCGCAAGCCAGGATGGACAGACAGGCGCAAAGTGGGAAGAAATCTTAGTCATAACCGAGGAAACAGCCTACTGGTTGGACGATAATGTACCTCACGTGACTCAAGCGAAGTCATCGGCACTTCAAACAGTGGCAGCGTAG
- a CDS encoding metal-dependent hydrolase, translating to MSVTDSNISKIHSKTDVHLIQRKVSFDYSETPLHWIPDDPYSSHFISVIHTILPAGEFFFCRLYNKALPYIEDEQLREDVKGFIKQEAMHARAHSAGLAEYLETHGLDTDAFVKKVEWIFEQPLSDKPFGKNLPKSLEKRWLVLRLGLIAAIEHFTCVLGKYALENKNWDQKDADETILDILRWHAAEEIEHRNVAFDVYKYMGGNYAGRAPQMALIFTGLIGLWTMGATHLMKQDPTIKKHKSRLIGRSFWKEWRHKAKKGNLPSLSWLAFQSARYLSPSYNPSTEADTQQAIDYLAHSPAAQRAEAVA from the coding sequence ATGAGTGTTACTGATTCAAACATTTCAAAAATACATTCCAAAACGGACGTCCATTTAATTCAACGCAAGGTGTCGTTCGACTATTCCGAAACACCTTTGCACTGGATTCCTGATGATCCCTACAGTAGCCATTTTATTAGTGTAATTCACACAATTTTACCCGCAGGAGAGTTCTTCTTTTGCCGTCTATATAACAAAGCGCTTCCTTATATTGAAGATGAGCAACTTCGAGAAGACGTTAAAGGGTTCATAAAGCAAGAGGCTATGCATGCTAGGGCGCACAGCGCTGGTCTTGCTGAATATTTGGAAACTCATGGTCTCGATACAGACGCATTCGTGAAAAAAGTGGAATGGATTTTTGAACAGCCTCTAAGCGATAAACCGTTTGGTAAAAACCTGCCTAAGTCACTAGAAAAACGCTGGTTGGTACTTAGATTGGGGTTAATTGCAGCCATTGAACACTTCACTTGTGTACTAGGAAAGTACGCACTGGAGAATAAAAACTGGGATCAAAAAGATGCGGATGAAACCATATTGGATATTCTGCGTTGGCACGCGGCGGAAGAAATTGAGCACCGAAATGTGGCTTTTGATGTTTATAAGTACATGGGTGGTAACTATGCCGGTCGTGCACCGCAGATGGCATTGATTTTCACCGGGTTGATCGGCCTGTGGACTATGGGGGCGACTCACCTGATGAAGCAAGATCCAACCATCAAAAAGCATAAAAGCCGTCTGATTGGGCGTTCATTCTGGAAGGAGTGGCGTCACAAAGCGAAGAAGGGAAATCTACCCTCATTAAGCTGGCTAGCCTTTCAGTCAGCGCGATATTTATCCCCGAGTTATAACCCGTCCACAGAAGCAGACACCCAGCAAGCAATTGATTATCTGGCGCATTCTCCAGCTGCCCAAAGGGCAGAAGCCGTTGCTTAA
- a CDS encoding AraC family transcriptional regulator, which yields MFRFGPNDKVFDFRYFPPLIRTAVEEGADLCELLRGTCIPESALGADDYKVSVSQLEVLVGNISQLCRPFLIMEYGSQLNLSAFGIVGYAALSSPTARDALRIANQYMPIVLPLLDIQVEEKSAYAAIKLELTYPISTNAGKALLEASLASLYTMAQFVLLDKMPKVRLEVKHKLEPYHFEFAQMMDADIQGECQHNQIFIPTDVLNLPLPLANQVSFNMSIKQCDELMEQLPTLDRSLTSGIQRRLLHHQGETQLTQEEIARELFISVRTLHRFLKREGSSFRDIVNDTLTLKAKYLLEEDKYSISQIAQELGYTDAANFTRAFRNHTGATPTEYRKKIQVPS from the coding sequence ATGTTTAGATTCGGCCCAAACGATAAAGTCTTTGATTTCAGATACTTCCCGCCATTGATCAGAACGGCAGTAGAGGAAGGTGCTGACTTATGTGAATTACTCAGAGGAACGTGCATTCCAGAATCAGCACTCGGTGCGGATGACTATAAGGTCAGTGTCAGTCAATTAGAGGTATTGGTTGGAAACATCAGCCAGCTCTGCCGTCCATTTTTGATTATGGAATACGGTTCGCAATTAAACCTTAGTGCATTTGGCATTGTGGGTTATGCTGCGTTGAGCAGTCCCACAGCTCGTGATGCGTTGCGTATCGCCAATCAATACATGCCTATTGTGTTGCCGTTGCTTGATATTCAGGTTGAAGAAAAATCTGCGTATGCAGCGATCAAACTTGAATTAACCTATCCAATCTCGACAAATGCTGGCAAAGCACTTTTGGAAGCGTCCTTAGCGAGCCTTTATACAATGGCTCAGTTTGTCTTGTTAGACAAAATGCCTAAGGTCCGGCTTGAAGTTAAACACAAGCTAGAGCCTTATCACTTTGAATTTGCACAAATGATGGATGCAGACATACAAGGCGAATGCCAGCACAATCAAATATTCATTCCGACGGATGTATTAAATCTCCCCCTCCCCTTAGCCAATCAAGTTTCATTCAATATGAGCATTAAACAATGCGATGAGTTGATGGAGCAGCTACCGACTCTTGATCGAAGCCTTACTTCTGGTATTCAACGTCGTTTACTTCATCATCAAGGAGAAACTCAGCTAACACAGGAGGAAATCGCCAGAGAGTTATTTATCAGCGTAAGAACCTTGCATCGGTTTTTGAAACGGGAGGGCTCCAGCTTCCGTGACATAGTTAATGACACGCTCACTCTGAAAGCCAAGTACCTGCTTGAAGAAGATAAATACAGTATCAGTCAGATTGCACAGGAACTGGGGTACACCGATGCGGCTAACTTTACTCGCGCATTCCGAAATCACACTGGTGCTACACCAACGGAATATAGGAAGAAAATTCAGGTACCCTCCTAA
- a CDS encoding response regulator transcription factor: MMKILLIEDDQVIADLICKGMREAGYGIDHTDDGVTGLSHALSGCYDLAVVDLMLPKLDGLSIIDLVRRRKVNLPIIILSAKRSVDERISGLHHGGDDYLTKPFSFSELLARVEALLRRSSNVVEPTTIAYRDLEIDLLSRGVVRGGKKIDLQPKEFSLLEYLLRNQGHVVSKTMIMERVWDYHFDPGTNVVEARVSKLREKIDKGFDSPLIHTVRGLGYVLKEQH; encoded by the coding sequence ATGATGAAAATTCTACTCATCGAAGATGACCAAGTCATTGCAGATTTGATTTGCAAGGGAATGAGAGAAGCCGGTTATGGTATTGATCATACTGATGATGGAGTAACCGGCTTGAGTCATGCTCTGTCCGGTTGTTATGACCTTGCGGTTGTCGATTTGATGCTGCCGAAATTGGATGGGTTATCCATCATAGATTTGGTTCGACGTCGAAAAGTTAACTTACCCATCATCATTTTAAGTGCAAAGCGTTCAGTCGATGAACGAATCAGTGGACTTCATCACGGTGGTGATGACTACCTGACAAAGCCTTTCTCCTTCAGTGAATTGCTTGCCAGAGTCGAAGCTTTGCTACGACGATCAAGTAATGTTGTTGAGCCAACAACAATTGCCTACAGAGATTTAGAAATTGACTTGTTATCACGTGGCGTTGTCCGAGGTGGTAAAAAAATTGACTTACAGCCGAAGGAGTTTTCGTTATTAGAATACTTACTTCGTAATCAAGGCCACGTGGTTTCCAAGACCATGATTATGGAACGCGTGTGGGATTATCACTTTGACCCAGGAACTAATGTCGTCGAAGCGCGAGTTAGTAAGTTACGAGAAAAAATAGACAAAGGATTTGACTCTCCATTGATTCATACAGTGAGAGGCTTGGGATATGTCCTTAAAGAACAGCATTAG
- a CDS encoding sensor histidine kinase, which yields MSSTFNENMKEDLTGDIEELQEIYEEQGMSTLLREVNQEILTEDPEQFFIRLTKQDGTVLLQSELSNWQYLTTPDVLYDLLSNSEGDVHIARLTKENSEVFTAAGLIGPDLLIYLGETMEERDNLLNDLLGICVVILGFVLPLGAFSGWWMSRKAVSGIKEVSRAVDDLGNGRLDRRVIVHSHGDEITELANKFNEMAEQIRKLISEMREMTDNIAHDLRSPLGRIRAISESVLSSKHTIKDYEKAASDTLEECDRLLLMINMTLDVAEAEASVREPNSQEVNLSSLTEDACELYGPVAETKQIQLSTHLAPNCSIYGNKHNLQRMLANLIDNAVKYTPEHGEIIVELALHDSDAIVTVADTGIGVPDSDKDRIFDRFYRCDHSRTKDGCGLGLSFSRAVARAHGGDIKLRQKQSLSSVFEISLPMNR from the coding sequence ATGAGCTCTACGTTTAACGAAAATATGAAAGAGGATCTCACCGGCGATATTGAAGAGTTACAAGAGATATACGAAGAACAGGGGATGTCTACTCTTCTGAGGGAAGTCAATCAAGAGATACTGACTGAAGATCCAGAGCAATTCTTTATCCGGTTAACGAAACAAGATGGCACGGTTCTTTTGCAGTCTGAACTTTCGAACTGGCAATATCTAACAACACCTGATGTGCTCTATGACCTGCTTTCAAACAGTGAAGGTGACGTTCATATAGCCCGGTTAACTAAGGAGAATTCTGAGGTTTTCACTGCTGCAGGATTAATCGGTCCCGACCTTCTGATCTATCTCGGTGAGACAATGGAAGAACGCGATAATCTACTGAATGATTTACTTGGGATCTGCGTGGTTATTTTGGGCTTTGTTTTACCCTTAGGGGCATTCAGTGGTTGGTGGATGTCCCGGAAAGCCGTCAGCGGAATTAAAGAAGTAAGTCGTGCTGTGGATGATCTCGGAAATGGTCGGTTAGACCGTCGTGTCATTGTTCACTCTCATGGTGATGAAATCACAGAGTTGGCCAATAAGTTCAATGAGATGGCGGAGCAGATCCGAAAGTTAATTTCTGAAATGCGAGAAATGACAGATAACATTGCTCATGATTTGAGAAGCCCTCTCGGAAGAATACGAGCCATTTCCGAATCGGTACTGTCTTCCAAACACACGATTAAAGATTACGAAAAAGCCGCATCAGATACGCTGGAAGAGTGCGATCGCCTCCTGCTTATGATCAACATGACGTTAGATGTAGCTGAAGCCGAAGCAAGTGTTCGAGAACCTAATTCACAAGAAGTAAATCTTAGCAGTTTGACAGAGGACGCATGCGAGCTGTATGGCCCTGTTGCTGAAACGAAGCAGATTCAATTGTCCACCCATCTTGCCCCAAACTGCTCTATCTATGGCAATAAACACAACCTACAACGAATGCTCGCAAATTTAATTGATAATGCAGTGAAATACACGCCCGAGCATGGCGAAATCATTGTTGAATTGGCTTTGCACGATTCTGACGCCATTGTCACAGTCGCCGATACCGGCATTGGCGTTCCCGATTCAGATAAGGATCGCATCTTTGACCGATTTTATCGTTGTGATCACAGTCGCACAAAAGATGGCTGTGGACTAGGGTTAAGCTTTTCAAGAGCTGTGGCAAGAGCACATGGTGGAGACATAAAACTCAGACAAAAACAATCGCTGAGTAGCGTGTTTGAAATATCTCTACCGATGAATCGTTAG
- a CDS encoding sensor domain-containing diguanylate cyclase: protein MKLKHLLILVFVVLSAIPLFVGLQYLNHYYGEHHRALFTEHLASLSLIAKQRILGVVDRIEDSTSLIASRTQMRISLDEWNTTRSDKQKKKLTKIINDAKYGLDHLKDIQIFDPNGELVASTPVQPPIQPLDLSVGNSSQLRLQLENEQLVLRKVSPLLLNHDLVGYLRLTFMANFVTDLVRDRTGLGETGEWLIAVRDSNGDALFAVPLKYDYRASFKRTVEQTRQEVPIVQALRGNELIMNNALDYMGEPVLASTRYLKELDWGLVAKINEEEVNRLISQNTSFIYTLASIILIVAIVVGIILSVYISSPIERLKFHVDKVSKGSFENFPSSKGWQEVKDLSSHLTNIVHTLKDLNENLQAKVDERTQELCQSNKQLEELSLKDPLTNLYNRRFFNERLSEEVQRAHRYSTPLACVMLDIDHFKSINDKWGHDVGDDVLVGLSNYLVETVRESDILARLGGEEFCILLPVCSESSALRFLERIKTDISNLEFVCENQMFHVTCSFGIAVLNEQLCNPGALLKAADQALYSAKHAGRNRVVSYSKDSEIS, encoded by the coding sequence ATGAAACTTAAGCACCTTCTAATTTTAGTTTTTGTAGTCCTTTCGGCTATTCCTCTGTTCGTGGGACTTCAATATCTGAATCATTACTATGGTGAGCATCATAGAGCACTTTTTACCGAGCATCTGGCATCCCTATCTTTGATAGCAAAGCAAAGAATACTGGGTGTAGTCGATCGAATTGAAGACAGTACATCTTTGATTGCAAGCCGAACTCAAATGAGGATTAGCCTGGACGAGTGGAACACTACTCGTTCAGACAAGCAAAAAAAGAAACTCACAAAAATTATTAATGATGCTAAATATGGGCTTGATCATCTGAAGGACATTCAAATATTCGACCCCAACGGAGAATTAGTTGCGTCCACTCCGGTACAGCCTCCTATTCAGCCCTTAGATTTATCTGTGGGCAACAGCTCCCAGCTAAGACTTCAACTTGAAAACGAGCAGCTTGTCTTAAGAAAGGTTTCTCCTCTCTTATTGAATCATGACTTAGTGGGCTATCTGAGACTCACCTTTATGGCGAACTTCGTTACCGATTTAGTACGGGATCGGACAGGCCTGGGCGAGACCGGAGAGTGGTTAATCGCAGTCAGGGATTCGAATGGTGATGCTCTGTTTGCTGTTCCACTGAAGTATGATTACCGGGCCTCGTTTAAACGAACCGTGGAACAGACTCGCCAGGAAGTCCCCATTGTGCAGGCTCTCCGTGGCAATGAGTTGATCATGAATAACGCTCTTGATTACATGGGCGAACCTGTTCTGGCATCTACACGGTACCTAAAAGAACTCGATTGGGGGCTGGTTGCGAAAATCAATGAAGAAGAAGTAAATCGTCTTATTAGCCAGAATACATCGTTTATTTATACACTGGCGTCAATCATCTTAATTGTGGCGATCGTCGTTGGTATTATCTTATCTGTATACATTTCAAGCCCTATCGAAAGACTCAAGTTCCATGTAGATAAAGTCAGCAAGGGCTCTTTCGAAAACTTTCCTTCCTCAAAAGGCTGGCAGGAAGTAAAGGATCTATCTTCTCACCTAACCAACATCGTTCACACGTTAAAAGACCTGAATGAGAACCTGCAGGCTAAGGTAGATGAACGAACACAAGAACTGTGTCAATCCAATAAGCAACTTGAAGAGTTGTCGCTCAAAGATCCGTTAACTAATTTGTATAATCGTCGTTTTTTCAACGAACGCCTATCTGAAGAAGTTCAACGAGCGCACCGTTACTCAACCCCATTGGCTTGCGTCATGCTGGATATTGATCATTTCAAATCCATTAATGATAAGTGGGGGCATGATGTTGGTGATGATGTACTGGTTGGGCTTTCAAATTATCTGGTTGAAACGGTAAGAGAGTCTGACATTTTGGCCAGATTGGGGGGAGAAGAATTTTGTATTTTACTGCCTGTTTGCAGTGAATCCTCTGCCCTACGCTTTCTCGAACGCATCAAAACAGATATATCCAACCTGGAATTTGTCTGTGAAAACCAGATGTTTCATGTCACTTGTAGTTTTGGAATTGCAGTATTAAATGAACAGCTTTGTAATCCGGGAGCCTTATTAAAAGCGGCGGACCAAGCGCTATACTCTGCAAAGCACGCAGGAAGAAACCGAGTTGTAAGCTACTCGAAGGACTCGGAGATAAGTTAA
- a CDS encoding TIGR04219 family outer membrane beta-barrel protein, translating into MTSKGLLYKGLLASSLVLSTAVAQADIIGVHGRVGAWLMDYSGEFTDTDNGGTKIDIEDDLGFDGETIGFAEIAFEHPIPVLPNIKLAYLSIDTHEENTLSKTIIFEDTTFTANTDIKTDFETDMYDFTMYYELLDNWVQADVGLTVRYLDIDLAVEESTGTVSTDVSFSTPLPLLYANAQFDLPFTNVYANVNVNGLSVSDVTVYDAQAAIGWMPLEFIGGEVGYRHFVIDADDLDDYEFDITLSGPYLAIKADF; encoded by the coding sequence ATGACAAGTAAAGGACTTCTCTATAAAGGTCTTCTGGCCTCTTCTCTTGTACTTTCAACTGCAGTCGCTCAAGCCGATATCATTGGTGTTCATGGTCGTGTTGGCGCGTGGCTCATGGATTATTCGGGAGAATTTACAGACACAGACAATGGCGGAACTAAAATCGATATTGAAGACGATCTTGGTTTCGATGGTGAAACCATTGGTTTCGCTGAAATTGCATTCGAACACCCTATTCCTGTTTTACCGAACATTAAGCTCGCGTATTTAAGTATTGATACTCACGAAGAAAATACACTTTCCAAAACCATCATCTTCGAAGACACCACGTTCACAGCCAATACCGACATTAAAACTGACTTCGAAACTGATATGTACGATTTCACCATGTACTATGAGCTGCTTGATAATTGGGTTCAGGCAGATGTAGGTTTAACGGTTCGCTATTTAGACATTGATCTAGCCGTTGAAGAAAGCACTGGCACAGTAAGTACAGATGTAAGCTTCTCAACGCCGCTTCCTTTGTTGTATGCGAATGCTCAGTTTGATCTGCCGTTCACTAATGTCTATGCAAATGTGAATGTAAACGGATTATCTGTCAGTGATGTCACCGTTTATGACGCTCAGGCTGCGATTGGTTGGATGCCGCTAGAGTTTATTGGTGGTGAGGTTGGCTATCGTCATTTTGTTATTGATGCTGATGATCTTGATGATTATGAGTTTGATATTACATTATCTGGCCCATATTTAGCTATTAAGGCTGATTTCTAA
- a CDS encoding HDOD domain-containing protein encodes MFSFRKKSDSVPQASTKATILDLKKFKPLRDMGKKQLVLLEAKNQLRKYKDGERILERGSSNNIEYFLLSGSIRKVAKDGKEKIIKANTPDAINPISHLQPRQFDVYANPECTLIEIAWDVIAKFFTQSKIQERVENQVIYVDLTSPTLMKDLIHRFANDVKRGKFILPSMPEVAHKIAQLIDDPGSTSSQVARTVSMDPSMAVKLVSTANSPLFRGARDITSCEEAVTRIGFKTTKQLIQLFALRELYTAKNKEIKKRFRAHWGISRRVSAIAFVLAKCVKGVDENEALLGGIVQNIGVLPALVYLDSIPGILDGSLIDIDEFINKTKNVMGAYMLREWKWPRELIEIAAHAEDWNYQPDVERINMTDVLIIAEAHLNIIQKFLVNCPPLPNISSFNKLAHKLQLTPDKSIEIISAARNEISAVESTISMPA; translated from the coding sequence ATGTTCTCATTCAGGAAGAAAAGCGATTCGGTACCGCAGGCCAGTACCAAAGCTACCATCTTGGATTTAAAGAAATTTAAGCCACTAAGAGACATGGGAAAAAAGCAATTGGTTCTTCTTGAAGCGAAGAATCAGTTGCGGAAATACAAGGATGGCGAACGCATCCTTGAACGGGGCTCAAGCAATAATATTGAATACTTTTTGCTGTCAGGTTCTATCAGAAAGGTTGCTAAAGACGGCAAAGAGAAAATCATAAAAGCCAATACGCCAGATGCTATTAATCCAATCTCACACCTTCAGCCCCGCCAGTTTGATGTGTATGCCAATCCGGAATGTACATTAATCGAGATTGCCTGGGATGTAATCGCGAAATTCTTTACCCAATCAAAAATACAAGAAAGGGTTGAGAATCAAGTTATCTACGTTGACCTTACATCACCAACCCTGATGAAGGATCTTATCCATCGATTTGCCAATGATGTTAAACGAGGAAAATTCATTCTCCCAAGCATGCCAGAGGTTGCCCATAAGATCGCACAGCTAATTGATGATCCTGGCTCTACATCTTCGCAAGTGGCAAGAACCGTATCTATGGACCCGTCTATGGCGGTAAAGTTGGTTAGTACAGCGAACAGCCCACTCTTTAGAGGGGCCAGGGATATCACTAGCTGTGAAGAAGCGGTGACTCGTATAGGCTTCAAAACCACTAAGCAACTAATACAGTTATTTGCATTAAGAGAGCTTTATACGGCAAAGAATAAAGAAATCAAAAAACGCTTTCGCGCACACTGGGGAATATCTCGAAGAGTCTCGGCCATTGCTTTTGTGTTGGCGAAGTGCGTGAAAGGGGTGGATGAAAACGAAGCTCTATTAGGTGGCATCGTTCAAAACATTGGTGTTCTGCCTGCGCTTGTGTATTTAGATTCTATACCAGGCATTCTTGATGGAAGTCTTATTGATATCGATGAGTTTATTAATAAAACCAAGAATGTCATGGGGGCTTACATGTTACGGGAATGGAAGTGGCCTAGAGAATTGATTGAGATCGCAGCACACGCTGAAGATTGGAATTACCAGCCTGATGTCGAACGCATAAATATGACGGATGTACTGATCATCGCAGAGGCGCATCTGAATATCATTCAGAAGTTCCTAGTGAATTGTCCGCCTTTACCAAATATAAGCTCTTTCAATAAGTTAGCACATAAACTTCAACTAACACCTGATAAGAGTATTGAAATTATTTCTGCGGCAAGAAACGAAATTTCCGCAGTTGAATCAACCATATCTATGCCAGCTTAG
- a CDS encoding HDOD domain-containing protein — protein MFALFRSRKRNFVAPEVTLEVLDQFYPISALSQHHKILLSAKAKIVRIKKGKLITKVGSTDNYQYYLLQGKALLKAQDGKSKAITASTAAARHPIANLQPRRYSVFAKTAVTLLVFDRNVLSSYFEQAKEVFSPVQNNESYTPILSTTPLDTAVQAVLDHFEHDISTGRFILPSIPEVASQIVESLDDPDISVNKIARKVSLDPAIAIKLVSCANSPLFRGTREVTSCEEAIVRIGVRTTRDLVKVFAVRDLYQSKTPEIQKRLRSHWNVSKQVAAIAYILARLNRTIDPNQAMLGGAIHNIGVVPALLYAEQMPEVLDRYELTIDEFVNKTKTQMGVFMLKHWEWPDQLIDVVSHAENWSYQSSNQFIDMTDIVIVANAHLNILRKFLTCPPLNEISSFSKLSIKLGLTPEKSIQILVNAKKELQSVTSTIAFPN, from the coding sequence ATGTTTGCATTATTTCGGAGTAGAAAGCGTAACTTTGTTGCGCCAGAGGTAACTCTCGAAGTACTTGATCAATTTTATCCTATTAGTGCGCTTTCACAGCACCACAAGATACTTCTCTCTGCAAAAGCAAAAATTGTACGTATCAAGAAAGGCAAACTCATCACAAAAGTCGGTTCGACCGATAACTATCAGTACTATCTCTTGCAGGGCAAAGCGCTACTCAAGGCTCAGGATGGTAAGTCCAAGGCGATTACAGCAAGTACAGCTGCCGCACGGCATCCTATCGCAAACCTACAACCACGCAGATATTCTGTCTTTGCAAAAACCGCTGTAACACTGCTTGTGTTTGATAGAAACGTGCTTAGTAGTTATTTTGAGCAAGCAAAAGAAGTCTTTTCCCCCGTTCAAAATAATGAGTCATATACTCCAATTCTCTCTACAACTCCGTTGGATACAGCAGTACAGGCTGTTCTGGATCACTTTGAACATGATATTTCAACGGGGCGGTTCATTTTGCCCAGCATACCTGAGGTAGCTTCTCAGATCGTTGAAAGTCTTGATGATCCTGATATCAGCGTGAATAAAATCGCCAGGAAAGTAAGCCTTGATCCAGCCATTGCCATTAAATTGGTCAGTTGTGCTAATAGTCCGTTGTTTAGAGGGACTAGGGAAGTCACTTCTTGTGAAGAGGCGATAGTCCGTATTGGGGTAAGAACCACAAGAGACCTGGTGAAAGTATTTGCTGTGCGTGACCTCTACCAGTCTAAAACCCCAGAAATTCAGAAGCGCTTAAGATCTCATTGGAATGTAAGCAAACAGGTGGCTGCTATTGCTTATATTCTCGCTCGATTGAATCGAACTATTGATCCAAACCAGGCAATGCTTGGCGGTGCAATTCATAATATTGGCGTTGTCCCAGCACTGCTTTATGCAGAACAAATGCCGGAAGTCCTGGATCGATATGAATTAACGATTGATGAGTTTGTAAACAAAACCAAGACCCAAATGGGCGTTTTCATGCTGAAGCATTGGGAATGGCCAGACCAACTTATCGATGTGGTCTCTCATGCAGAGAATTGGTCTTATCAATCAAGCAACCAATTTATCGATATGACGGATATTGTGATCGTTGCAAATGCTCATCTCAATATTCTGAGGAAGTTCTTAACCTGCCCACCTTTAAACGAAATATCGTCGTTTTCCAAGCTATCAATTAAGTTAGGTTTGACGCCGGAAAAGAGTATTCAGATTTTGGTGAACGCCAAGAAAGAGCTTCAGTCAGTTACATCTACGATTGCCTTTCCTAATTAA